The Methylocaldum marinum genome includes the window TCGCCGATCTCCAGCTCGCCGTCGATGCCGCCAAGACCAGCGCCTGGCTGGAGAGCATCGGCTGCCCGACGTTGGGCGACCTGGACGGATCGGCCACGGTCGGCAGCCAGCCGGGCCTGGTCGACATCGCAATCGGCAAGCTCGATGCGAACGGTGAAATCACGGGCCCCGCCAATGTCGCTACGGTCGAGATTCTCGGTTTGCTCGGCGGAACCAAGATCCAGGTCGGCGTCAGCGCGGAAGCGGATTTGACCAGCGATCCTCTCGCCACCCATTTCGACGGTCCGTTTCCCCAGACCGAAACCGTGGGCACGTCGCTCGACCAGGCTTTGAACAATGCCTTGGCGAGCCTGGCGAATAGCCTGAATCTGGAGGTGACCGTGGGATCTCTCAATCTGTCTCTGCTCAATCAGATCATCGGTCTTCTCAAACCGTTACTGAGCTCCGTTATCACGGCCTTGGGAAACGTGCTTCTCACCCCGCTGCTGGAAGCTCTGGGCGTGAACGTCGGCGGCGCGGACCTGGGCGTCTTCACCGTCCGGGTCGCCCGGCCCACTTTGGTCGTCTGATGCCGTGACAGCGATGCGCGCAGCTATGTTTTGACCCGGATTCGCATAAAGCATGATGGAATGATCGGACGTCATTTGAAACTCGCATGGCTGATTCTCAATCTGGCGCTGCTGGTCACGATCGGCGCGGCACTGGGGGTTGGCGCCCGCGCCGTCGTGACCGAGAGCGCCCGGGAACTGGAATGGCAGGCACAGCAGATCCGCCAGTTCGCTTCCGCGGCATTGGAGTGGTCCCGGGGCAATATGAAGCAACTGCACACGTGGCTGGAACCCTTGCCCGTGGGTTCGTCGTTTTCGAAATTGGAGATCCGAAAGAAATCCGGAACAGTGCTGGATATTCGCTACCGGGCTCCGGCAGGCGCGCCGTTCTGGGCAAGCGCTTTGCCGCCGCTCGCCGACGCGGTTCCGGAATTGCCCCTGAACTCCAAGAATTCGCTGGTGCTGAAACTGGTCCCGGCGCCATCCCGTGCTGCATCTCAGCTTGCCGAAGCACTTTATCCCGCCCTGGCGAGCGGCGTCGGCGCCATCTTGATCGCCAATCTTTTTTTCTGGATGTATTTGCGGCGGATCGCGATGGGGAGGATGGAACAGACCCACTGGGAGAAATCGGTTTCGCCGCGGCTGGCTTCGGAACCGAAAGCGCCGCGTGGAACGACGTTGTCCCGCTCGGACGGGGCGCCGGCGGAATGCTTCGAACGTTTTCCGGAAGCGATCGTCGTTTGCGATGCCGAACGCCGGGTCAGTTACGCGAATGCGTCTGCACAGGCGCTGTTTCGCCACACGCCGGCGATCGAGCCGGGCGGTGCGGTTTTCGAATTGATCGCGCCCTGGGATCGGTCTCGCTTCGAGGAGGCGCTCGAGATTCGCGAGGAGAGCGAGGAGGGCGAGGAGGGCGAGGCCCGGATCGTAAGAATCCAGGCGCTGACGGCACTAGGCGGCATCCGCCCGCTCGACGTCGCCATCAGTCCTCCGGCCACCGTCGGAACGGAGCTGATCCTCAGTCTGCGTGACGCCAGCACCGCGCAGTCGGTCGAAAACAGCCTGGAACTGCGCGACCAGCTTCTCGATATGCTGTCGCAGGGATTGGCAATCGTGTCGCCCCGGGATCACGGCGAGATTCTGTATTGCAACCGAACCTTCCGAAACCTGCTGCGCTTGGGCGTTTCCCCCGGTGGCACGACCTTGCCGAGCGTTCTGGCGCAAGGGGCCGAAGACGGCGCGGTTCGCAACATCCAAGCCGCCGTGGAGGACATCGAGCCGCTCGATCTGAGCTTATCCTGGCGCAGCGGAGACCACCCCACGGCCAAGCTCGCGCTCCGGCTTGCGCCGCTCGCCACCGAACCGGCGGGTTCGCCCAGTCTCGCGGTCATTCTCCACGACAGGACCGAGGAAGCCGTTGCGCTCGACCGTATCGAAACGGAACTCGCGCGCTATCGGACGATACTCGAAGAAATGCCCCTGGGGCTGTGCATCGCCGACGGCGAAGGCAAGGCACTGTTCCTGAATGCGCGGCTGGCCGAGCTGACCGGGAAAACCCGCAGCCAGCTCGTGAACTCGGCCGTCGAAGAATGGCTGCCGTGGGACGCGAAAGCCCGAGGACGCGTCCAGTACGGCGAACTTACCGGGTTCCTGAGCGGCGCCGGCCAGACGCTCAGGGTCAGTACCCTGTTGTTGCAGAAAACGGCAGGCAAGGATCTATACGCCTACTTGTTCGACGACATCACCGTCTTCAGGCAACAGATCCAAACCGCCGCCGAGGAAGCCGAGCGTTTGCAACTGACGCTGGACAGTATCGCCGAGGGCATCATCACCACCAACAAGGACGGTTTCATTCAGTACCTCAACCCGCTGGCGCGACGCTTGACCGGTTTGGAAGGGCACGATTGCGTCGGCATGCCGATCGCCAAGGTGCTGTACCTGCTGGACGAGAAAAAGCGCCGTCCCTTGGCCGATCCTGTCCTTAGGGCCATCCGTATCGGCAAGACCGTCAAGTTCCGGCACGATGTTCTGCTGGTTTGCGACGGCAAGCCCGAGCTGGCCGTGGACGTTTCCGCGACGCCCATCTTCGACCGCAAGCAAGCCCTGATCGGCGGCGTGGTCGTGATAAAGGACGTATCCGAACAGCGTTCGCTGACGCGGCAAATGAAAATGCGCGCCAGCCGCGATCCGCTCACGGGCCTGGTGAATCGCCGCGAACTGCTTTCCCTGCTCGAATCCCTACAGTACGAAGTCGACGAATATCACCGGCAGCACTCCCTGTGCTACATGGACCTCGACAAATTCAAGATCGTCAACGATACCTGTGGACACCCGGCCGGCGATGAACTGCTGCGGCAGATCTCCCACTTGATGGGACAGTGCTTGCGGACCCAGGACGTTCTCGCCCGAATCGGGGGCGACGAGTTCTGCGCGCTGTTGCCGAATACCAAGGCCGACGACGCCAGGGGCGTGGCCGAGCGTATTCGGGAAACCGTGAAATCGTTCAGATTCACGTGGGACGGCAAGTATTTCGAGCTGGGCATCAGTATCGGCATTGTGGAACTGGCTCAAGGCATTGGTGTCGAGGAGAATCTAAGCGCCGCGGACAAGGCCTGTTACGTAGCCAAGGAGCGGGGACGCGATCTGGTCCATGTATCCGCCGGGCGCGAACCGGAATTCGGCAAGACGACGCTGGCGCCCTGGAACGAGCGATTGCTCGAGGCCATGGAACACGATTATTTCCGCTTTGCCGTCCGCCAGGCGCAATTCCTCCATGGAAACGCCCGCTCCGCGCCGAGTTTCCACGAAGTCCTGCTGCAGCTATGCGAACCGGAGCAGACCCCGATCGTCGCTTCGGCATTCATGCCCAATGCCCGTCGTCTCGATCTGGTTGCCGTCATCGAGCGCTGGGCCATCAGCAAGCTCTTTGCGACCCGCCCGCAGTTTTCCGGTCCGGACGGCCGCTCGCACGTTTACTCGATCCCGCTCTCGGCGGTGACTCTCGCCGAAAACAGCTTCGTTCCGTTCTTGCTGGAACTGAGCGAGGGATACGGCGTTCCGTCCTCGTCGATCTGTTTCGAAATCGCCGAGAATGATCTGGTCCAGAATTACAGCGTGGTTCGGCACTTCATGTCGAAATGCAGGGAGCACGGCTATCGTTTCTGCCTGAACCAGTTCGGCGGCGGTTTCTCTTCTTTTGCCTACATCCGAAATCTGCCCCTGGATTTCCTCAAGATTGACGACTGCCTCACTCACCGTATCGAAATCGACCATCTCGACGAGGCCATCGTCTCGGCGATCCAGAACATTGCCGAACGCATGGATATCCGTACCATTGCCCAGGACGTGAACACGCCAAGCCTGCTCGAGCGCTTGCGGAACCTGGGCGTTCACTATGCGCAAGGAGCGGCCGTGGAATCTTCGACGGCAAGACCGGGGGTTCCGGCCCAGGGCGTCGATGCCCGCTGCACCTAAACCGGCCGAGTTCGCCCGGGAACGCTCTGATTACTGACGGTCAAGGAAGTAAAGCGACAAAAGCCATTCGCCCGCCGGGACAAGTCGGCCGCTCGAGGCGCAACGCGACGAGCGGGCAGGTCCACGGCCCGGTGGCTCCGGGACTGGAATTCAGACGTCGGGAAAGGATTCCCGATGCGGCGATGGGTTCGAAAATGACAACAGATCGCGGCGTAGGCCGGCAATCCTTTGCCGACGACACTTGCTATTCCGATGACTCTCGAGTATTTAGTATCAACCAAATGGTCGGCACATCGCCGTAGTGTTCCTGAATGTGGCGAACGAGCCGGTCCAGGCTGGCCCATTCCTTGACGGTTTTCCGTGCAGTCATTAGCGTCAGTTCCTCTTCACGCCACGTCAGTGTCACCACGATGGTGTAGCGGCCGTGGGGGCCCTGAATGATTTTGAAGCGCTTTACGGTTTTTTTCTGAACGTTGAGGATCAGGTCAGCCTCCGTAATGCGATGCTGGCCGACCTTCTGCCACGAGTGCGCAATGCTCATAGTCTATTATTCGCGAGTTTGTCTATCTGGGGTGTTGTCGTCTGATTCTTCGGTCTGCCTATTTCGGTTTTCCGAGCGGTAGACTTTCGTTTCGGCCCGGAATGCTTTCGCTGCATGAAGCGTGCCCTGGGCTGAACGCTTCGAAACATCCTGATTGCTTTCATCCTGAAAACCGCGTTTGAATCTCCGAAATGCCCGCATTCCCTTACCCCAACCCCCCTCTCGGAGGGCGAGGCGCTAACCGCCTTTCTCCCGAACTTCAAAACGCGCCGATGCAAGGATTTAACTTACCGTGTTTAGGATCGGTAGGCCGTGGCACGTCAGCGGGGTTCCATTACCGAAAACGGTAAGCTTCCCGGAACATCCCGAAGAACTGTTCTTTTTGGTTCATTTTTCTGAAAAAGTTCCTTTGGCCGTTAAGGAAGCTTTGAATAGACCCTCTCCCTCTGGGAGAGGGTTGGGTGAGGGCGTGTTAGATCAACCTGTTGACAGATCGCTTCTCCGAATTGGAGACTTGGTCAGACCTTCCTTAAGGCGGAACGCCGGACGGACGAACAGACAGAGAGAACAGTCTGACCCGCCCGTGTTTTGTTGCCGCCGCTCCGGGGACGTCTGCGCTTCGGCCGCCGTGACCGGCGCACTTCCGGCACTTGCGCTGGTCTGAAAGAGGAACGGTGAGCTTTGGAAGATCGTACCGAGCCGATAGGGGCGAGCGGCTCTTGGAAGCCGGCGGAACGCCGGGCGCGTCGTTCATCACGGGGCACATCCTGCTCGTCGACGGCGGGTTGACCGCTCATTGAATTTCCGTCCTGCTGCAATCGCTCCTGGAGGTGGCTTATGACCGGATACGCAACGAACATCGAACGCGATACGCTCGCAAACCAGGACTACCGCCGCGTGCTCTATACCGGCCGGAATACCCAGCTCGTGCTGATGACGCTTCAGCCGGGCGAGGAAATCGGGGTCGAAACCCATGAGGAGCACGATCAGTTCATCCGCATCGAAGCGGGTTCCGGCGTGGCCGTGCTGAAGGGCGAGGAGTACCCGTTGAGCGACGGCGTGGCGGTGGTGATTCCGGCGGGCGTCGAACACAACGTGATCAATACGTCACCCGCCCAGCCGCTCAGACTATATACGCTCTATAGCCCGCCCGAGCACCCCGACGGTACCGTGCACCGGACGAAAGCCGACGAGCCGGCAGAACACTGATACCGGCATTCGAGTACCGAGATGAGCACTGCCGGCGCCATCGTCACGCTCTTGCCGCGGGATTACGATGCCGTTTTGTTCGACCTCGACGGTGCCTATCTCGCGCAGCGGTCGGAACGGCACGGCATCGAGATCCATTCGGCGGCCGTCGATTTTGTGCGGTCGCTACGCGCGCAGGTTATCGGAACGGCGCTGGTTTTCTCCGGTATCGATGCTTCGGCGGTGTTGGAAGCCGCCGGCATCGCGCCGCTGTTCGACGTGCGCGTGGACCGGACGGAACTCAAGGGGAAACCAGCATCCGACGCGCTTCTGGAGGCGGCGCGGCGGCTCCGGGTGAAGCCCCCGCGAGCGGTCGTGGTGACGGACACGGTCGCTGAGATCGAGGCGGCGCGGGCGGGTGGATTCGGCCTGGTCATCGGCGTTGACCGCCTGTGCCGGTCGCAGACCTTGCGCGAGGCCGGCGCCGATGCCGTCGTGACCGGCCTGGAAGACATCCGCGTGTCCCTGGAACCGCCCTCTGCCTGGGTGTTGGTCTACGAGGACTTCGATCCGGCGCGCGAGGGTATCCGGGAATCCTTGTGCGCCCTGGGAAACGGCTATTTCGAAACACGCGGAGCCATGCCCTGGGCGCGGGCGGACGACATCCACTATCCCGGCACCTATCTGGCCGGCGGCTACAACCGGCTACAGACCGATA containing:
- a CDS encoding EAL domain-containing protein; translation: MIGRHLKLAWLILNLALLVTIGAALGVGARAVVTESARELEWQAQQIRQFASAALEWSRGNMKQLHTWLEPLPVGSSFSKLEIRKKSGTVLDIRYRAPAGAPFWASALPPLADAVPELPLNSKNSLVLKLVPAPSRAASQLAEALYPALASGVGAILIANLFFWMYLRRIAMGRMEQTHWEKSVSPRLASEPKAPRGTTLSRSDGAPAECFERFPEAIVVCDAERRVSYANASAQALFRHTPAIEPGGAVFELIAPWDRSRFEEALEIREESEEGEEGEARIVRIQALTALGGIRPLDVAISPPATVGTELILSLRDASTAQSVENSLELRDQLLDMLSQGLAIVSPRDHGEILYCNRTFRNLLRLGVSPGGTTLPSVLAQGAEDGAVRNIQAAVEDIEPLDLSLSWRSGDHPTAKLALRLAPLATEPAGSPSLAVILHDRTEEAVALDRIETELARYRTILEEMPLGLCIADGEGKALFLNARLAELTGKTRSQLVNSAVEEWLPWDAKARGRVQYGELTGFLSGAGQTLRVSTLLLQKTAGKDLYAYLFDDITVFRQQIQTAAEEAERLQLTLDSIAEGIITTNKDGFIQYLNPLARRLTGLEGHDCVGMPIAKVLYLLDEKKRRPLADPVLRAIRIGKTVKFRHDVLLVCDGKPELAVDVSATPIFDRKQALIGGVVVIKDVSEQRSLTRQMKMRASRDPLTGLVNRRELLSLLESLQYEVDEYHRQHSLCYMDLDKFKIVNDTCGHPAGDELLRQISHLMGQCLRTQDVLARIGGDEFCALLPNTKADDARGVAERIRETVKSFRFTWDGKYFELGISIGIVELAQGIGVEENLSAADKACYVAKERGRDLVHVSAGREPEFGKTTLAPWNERLLEAMEHDYFRFAVRQAQFLHGNARSAPSFHEVLLQLCEPEQTPIVASAFMPNARRLDLVAVIERWAISKLFATRPQFSGPDGRSHVYSIPLSAVTLAENSFVPFLLELSEGYGVPSSSICFEIAENDLVQNYSVVRHFMSKCREHGYRFCLNQFGGGFSSFAYIRNLPLDFLKIDDCLTHRIEIDHLDEAIVSAIQNIAERMDIRTIAQDVNTPSLLERLRNLGVHYAQGAAVESSTARPGVPAQGVDARCT
- a CDS encoding cupin domain-containing protein, with the protein product MTGYATNIERDTLANQDYRRVLYTGRNTQLVLMTLQPGEEIGVETHEEHDQFIRIEAGSGVAVLKGEEYPLSDGVAVVIPAGVEHNVINTSPAQPLRLYTLYSPPEHPDGTVHRTKADEPAEH